A portion of the Candidatus Methylomirabilota bacterium genome contains these proteins:
- a CDS encoding NADH-quinone oxidoreductase subunit D yields the protein MATRATTTREFMLGEGAGTGAGRQTIQVGVGPAHPAMHGIIRILTELDGEVIVKSDVEIGYLHRAFEKDCEAGPYNNAIPYTDRLNYVSPLINNFGYCAAVEKLLGIAITERCQYIRVIMAEVSRICDHLTCIGASAMELGAFTVFLYMIKAREFLWELVEEVTGARLTISYGRVGGVKADLPPGFGERMRAAFKQVRDVLEEVHRLLTGNRIFMDRMVGVGALSREETIAYAITGPLLRAVGVGYDVRRAQPYDAYDRVDFEIPTQTAGDNYARYLVRMAEMEQSMRIAEQALDQLPGGPIQVDFEGRPVDPAHYVDRGKQGKTEGLLLLPIALSPNLRGSERPAHERVNVADKRVVLPPKEATYGSIEGLMNHFMLIMEGYGIRPPRGETYVAVEGANGELGFYVVSDGSDRPYRVRCRPPCLPPMAALHRMIEGQMVADLIPTFGSVNMIGGELDR from the coding sequence ATGGCGACGCGAGCCACGACCACGCGCGAGTTCATGCTGGGCGAGGGAGCCGGCACCGGGGCGGGCCGCCAGACGATCCAGGTCGGCGTGGGGCCCGCGCATCCCGCCATGCACGGGATCATCCGCATCCTCACCGAGCTGGACGGCGAGGTCATCGTCAAGTCCGACGTGGAGATCGGCTATCTGCACCGTGCCTTCGAGAAGGACTGCGAGGCCGGGCCCTACAACAACGCGATTCCGTACACCGATCGCCTCAACTACGTATCGCCCCTCATCAACAACTTCGGCTACTGCGCGGCCGTGGAGAAGCTGCTGGGCATCGCCATCACCGAGCGCTGCCAGTACATCCGCGTGATCATGGCCGAGGTCTCACGGATCTGTGACCACCTCACCTGCATCGGAGCCTCGGCGATGGAGCTCGGGGCCTTCACGGTCTTCCTCTACATGATCAAGGCCCGGGAGTTCTTGTGGGAGCTGGTCGAGGAGGTCACCGGGGCCCGCCTCACCATTTCCTACGGCCGGGTGGGAGGCGTGAAGGCCGACCTGCCGCCCGGCTTCGGCGAGCGGATGCGCGCGGCCTTCAAGCAGGTGCGCGACGTCCTGGAGGAGGTCCACCGCCTGCTCACCGGCAACCGGATCTTCATGGATCGCATGGTCGGGGTGGGCGCGCTCTCCCGTGAGGAGACGATCGCCTACGCCATCACCGGTCCGCTGCTCCGCGCCGTCGGCGTGGGCTACGACGTGCGCCGGGCCCAGCCCTACGACGCCTACGATCGGGTCGACTTCGAGATCCCCACGCAGACCGCCGGCGACAACTATGCCCGCTACCTGGTTCGCATGGCCGAGATGGAACAGTCCATGCGCATCGCCGAGCAGGCCCTGGACCAGTTGCCCGGGGGGCCCATCCAGGTGGACTTCGAGGGCCGACCGGTCGATCCCGCCCACTACGTAGACCGGGGCAAGCAGGGGAAAACCGAGGGGCTGCTGCTCCTGCCCATCGCATTGTCGCCCAACCTGCGCGGCTCGGAGCGGCCTGCGCACGAGCGCGTGAACGTGGCCGACAAGCGGGTGGTGCTACCCCCCAAGGAAGCGACGTACGGCTCCATCGAGGGGCTGATGAACCATTTCATGTTGATCATGGAGGGCTACGGCATCCGCCCCCCCCGGGGCGAGACCTACGTCGCGGTCGAGGGGGCCAACGGCGAGCTCGGGTTCTACGTCGTCTCGGACGGCAGCGACCGTCCCTACCGGGTGCGCTG